A segment of the Deltaproteobacteria bacterium genome:
AGAGGACTTCGCCAATGGAGATCAACCGCAAGGCCGACATGGCGACCGTCGAGGGGCCGTCGGAGTGCTTCACGGGTAGAGTCACCATCACGGGGCTGTTCCGGCGCGAAGCTCCCTCGCGCGTCACCGGCGCGATCGTCCACTTCGAGCCGGGCGCCCGCTCCGCGTGGCACTCGCATCCGCTGGGCCAGACGCTGATCGTCACGGAAGGCGTCGGCTGGACGCAGGTCGACGAGGGGCCGATCGTCGAGTTCCATGCCGGCGACATCCTGTGGTGCCCGGCCGAGCAGAAGCACTGGCACGGAGCGACTCCGCATGCATCCATGACGCACATCGCAATTCAGGAAGCCCTCGACGGCACGAACGTCACCTGGATGGAGAAGGTGACCGACGGGGAGTACCTTGCCGGACCGGCGCGGGATTGAGCCGTTCGCCGGGAAGGGGGAGACGATGCGCGCAACCGTCATGCACAAGGCCCACGACGTTCGCGTCGAAAGCGTCGCTGACGCAGCCATCCAGAAGCCGACCGATGCGGTGATCCGCGTGATCCGCGCCTGCATCTGCGGAAGCGACCT
Coding sequences within it:
- a CDS encoding cupin domain-containing protein, which translates into the protein MEINRKADMATVEGPSECFTGRVTITGLFRREAPSRVTGAIVHFEPGARSAWHSHPLGQTLIVTEGVGWTQVDEGPIVEFHAGDILWCPAEQKHWHGATPHASMTHIAIQEALDGTNVTWMEKVTDGEYLAGPARD